Below is a window of Ananas comosus cultivar F153 linkage group 9, ASM154086v1, whole genome shotgun sequence DNA.
aaaaaaataaattcatctGTCATATTTTGTtagaatatatctaaaatatctGTCACATCCtatctcaaatttgaataattGCTGCCCATAAAAAAATGGAACCTCTCCAAAATTGGTGATTGTCAccaccaaataaaaaaaaaaatggtgatgTCACTTAATTGATTAGCACCAAGATtttcaaaaaccaaaataaacttaaaaaaaagaaaaaagaaaaaaacatatcCTCCCAAGTTACGAATTCTGAGTCTTTGCTTATGGGCCAAAATGTATTTGAGGAATCACTCATACAAATATCCGCGAGATTCTTCATCTTTTCAATCACTACCGATTTTACTTAAGATCTCGAATATGAAACATGAGCTGCAAAAGTTTAATAATAGATAATAAGAAACAGTATAATAGTTTCGTGGCGCATTGAAGGAAAATAATAAGAGAGTCGAGTGAGTACCTTTACACCCACATAAAATGATATAAATATGTATACCAGAACAGGATATGctgtcagaaaaaaaaaagaagatctgTCAGTTAACTGCTGGTATTAACAAATCGAGAAAAGCAAGTCTCAGCATACCGTCTTTCTGAAGCATTCGCGAAATTAATGATTTTACGCCCGACGGCCCGACGACATAGCCAACAAGGTTCGCTACCTGATACACCAGAGAGGAATGAATTAtcattagataataaaaagagatcAGAAAAGAAATAATCAACTAACATCACTTTACATTGGTATCAATTGAAAATAGTACAGTCGAATATAAAATTGCAACAgcgaaagaaaaatataaaccTTTCCTTCTAAGGTTTACAAAAGAATCAGATTGCAGTGCTTCGCGTTTTTTCATGTGATATCTAACGACGTAGTTATGACAGGAGAGAAAACGCACCATTAGGCAGCTAATCGTCACGGCCCCAGCAATAGCACCTAGTTCACGATGTATGAATGCTCCAAAAGCACTCCTCGCCTACAGTTACAGGTACTTTAGAATGTAGAGATAGATCAAATTAAGTGCTACGACCCCTTGTTGGAATAAAGAAGGATTGTCCTTGACACAAGGAAGAATGTTGCTTTCTTGGAACAATGTCTTGTATGCAAGATGCATCAAAATTAAAGACCGATGTGCGACATTCCAGGATGCTGGGTAAATAAAACTGAGCAAAAAGACCCAAATAAATTAGATATGGACCTCAAACAACACTACTAGGAcaattttaaaacaaatattAGATCTTTCGTTCTAGTTAGTCACAAATATTTGGCTCATAAGAATTAATTTCTATTTCACATCTATGCTGAGACTTGCTCAATTAAATCAAGACTTAAGATTAGTTATTTATCAAGATAGCAACTTATTTGTTCTACTTAGAAGGCATCACTGGCACGACATTTAGTTTAGCCCATGTGTTTTGTCGGCGTTGATTTGCATCACCCTTATATCCTTATTTTACCATACACCTATTATTTACCAAAATATCACAATATGATTACGGAGTTATGGCTACTTGGTATTACCTGAAAAGCATCTGCAGCTGATTTGACTAATAGTTCAGgaacaaaaaataaacatgTTAACCATGCCCAAGAAAGAAGTTTCCTGTTCaaggaaggaaaaaataattaaatgaacAGTGCCTGACCCTCAAGTAAAATTTGCTTAATTTCTCATGTGTACAAAGTGATTAAAAGAGCAGAAGTTCTCTAATGATTTACCATTCTAGATCGTGCCAAATTGCTACAAATGTGAAAATGACCCAAACATTGAGTAGCTTTCTCTGAGAACCGCCAAGTGGAATGTACATGTATCTACAGTGATAAGAATAAACAATAATTCCTCACTGAATTAATTAGATTTGAATACAATTCTAACCATACCTGACAAGCCATTTATTGAAAGAAGCATGCCAGCCTTTCCAGAAGCTCTCCAAATCATAACAGTTGTTCATACACCTCGGCATATTCTCGGGTGTCTCGATTCCTCCTATCTACAATAAGAAGTTATCCCAGTATTAAGTCCAAAATAAGCATTGAAAGATTAAAATACTGTATCTGATACTTTTTGCTGTTTTATATTGATAGTAAATAAAGCCATATTCTACTTTACAACAGCAACTAAATCTTTCATATCGATAACTCAGCTTTATAGATTATTGTATACTGCCTTGTTCAGTTAAAACAGTAAAAAGCTAAAATCATTTATGGTTTACGTAGGTATATAATCAGGAATAATTGATTAAACTCCAATTTGTCATCTAACACACATACAGAATCCACATTTGTGACAGATGTTTACTATGGGATGTGAGTAAAAGATACCAAACAGGGAAAAGAGTGTTTCAGATGCATTACCAGAGACCAGAACCGAAAATAGCGCCAAATCAGGAGAAACTTTAACCACATAAAGTTTAACACCTGTTGCGACACAAGGTTAAGAAGTTACTAATCAAAATAGAACTTCAAGCAATTTTATTAACCTAGCAGAAATTATTGGTGCAAAACAAAAATTCCGGTTGCAAAAGCAAGCATTTAAGTGAAATAACCTATAAGAAAGTGGAggtatttgaaaaatataaaactatggcatttgaaaaaaatataaaagtatgtGTAGCAACATGATCAACAAGGTATTTCTTTAAAAGGCAAAGGATAAAATTTACAATGGATATGGTTACGGTTAGGTATAAGCGGAGAGGTGTCTGATAGAGACGCTAATCTACTATCAGATACTGTATGGACATTTTCTATAGCAGCAACATATCTTACCCCGTAGCCAATGAGAAAGATCTCAAATGGTGACAGCTGCCACCACACACCACTGCACAACACCAGCAAACAGATCTAGCATCCACAAATAATGCAGAAAACACAAAAACTATCATTTGCACCACTGAGGAATGGCTCACCTAATTGCAAAGGCATTGTAGTAGAAAAAGTGTGTCATCGCTTCCATAAGTAAGAAACTTAGAACCCATCTTAGCCCGTATGCAGATATTTGTCTGACCGAATAATTCTCCTGCGGTGCCTCCAACTGCAAGCTTCTTAAAGTTAGATTTTGCCTTTACCTTTTCAGATTAATTTGAAGATTTACTTTGTATTATAGATGCAAATCATAACTAATTGCAGAGCAATTTACACATTAAGAAGATGCAACTTCCTATTTGACATGGGCAATGCATACCAGGAGGAGaacaaacaacaaaatattcaCCATGAAATTAAAACAGTCATACCAGGTTAAAAATCATCAGCCAACTTAAATgagaaggaacaaaaaaaacaaactataaatttttccGCAAAATAAGGTTCCTTTAACTGATAAATGCACTTGTCACTCTGAAAATATTATGGTACCAGCTAAAAGTTCTGAGCTTTAAACCAGAACAGCTAGTAAAAATAGTGAACTTAGTACTGAATATCAGGCGGTCAAGCTACAACACAGTCGACTAAAACATGGCAATTTGAccaaaaaagtacacaaaaaaGTATAAGCCGAGTACTAAATAATGGATAAGCTATGGAAGAAAGCAAAGAGTGGTTAACTTGTAAAAGAAGAACCCTCCAGTTGAAGTTAACCagtgaagaaaagaaagatgtcATATTGCACAAGGCTTATTATACCAAATAGATAATTTTGTCGTTTGAAATCAAAACAAGAAAAGGGCAAACTGACCTGTTTAGCAAAAGCATTGTAGCTAATAATGGGTCCGGCGATGTAGAGTGGTGCATATATCAAGTGACACAAATACATATTGAATGAGTATTTGCTACTGTGAACTCCAATCTCCTGCCAGATGATCCAGTCAGTCCTTGAGTAACACAACATTATAAATCACATTGATGAAGACAAATACAAGATGTAGAAAGAAAAACCCCataaaaatacattaaaatacATGTTAATATACAGAAATTACATGAAATTAGTTGATATACAAGTGGATTTATAGGTTCTTACGGACAAAAGTATCAAATAAGACAAAACAATCATCACCTTACAACATACGTTCTGCCAAAGCAACTTTTGATTATAGTACTCAAAGCACTAAAATACAATATAAATAGCAGATATTGTAATGAATTTGATCAGTTTACTTTGGATACCTGTAAAGCATGGTAACATGTCCTCCCAGAAGAACAAACATGGCAACGCTGGACGTGTCTCTGTATCCATAAAACACTGGAAATGTTTTGTAAATAAAGCAATCTAAAAACAAACACGAAAAAGGGGGAACAAGCATTAGATACAACAATATGACAAGCAATTAATTACTAGGTATATCATAATTTGGGCTTAAGCATTCTAAACAGGGAAGAGCATATGTTAGAATGTGATAAAACAAGTGTCCCATAGGAGGTCATCTTAATAATCTCTTACTCAAAGCTGTAATTGCACCTAGTAAGAATAATTATTCCATACCTTTTTATCAAAGCGAGGCTGTCCAAACGACCAATGATAGTCACATCCAAAGCTGATCATGCGTAGTACAACTGCCACAGAATAAGCCACAAAATAAGTTAGCAACCAGTTtcagggaaaagaagaagaagaagaagaagaagaagaagaagaagaaagaaaatctaATTCCATATGGTATGAAACTAAAACATTAGTACCTTGCATGGAGGAAATAGCCAAATTAATCACAAAATTCCCCTATAATGAAAAGGCTTCTCCACGTAACTAATTGCAAAACTTGTAAACATGAATTCGGattctaattaattacaacCTACATGGTAAAAGCCATATATCTTCAAATGAATTATTTTCTACCAAATATTGCCCTAAAACAATCTACAAGAATGATAAGTATAATACGCATCATTCGAGTTTCTACCGAAAATAAAGACACAGAAGAAAGCATACCGAGATTAAAGCATATGTGCCATCTAAAAGTGCCCCGGTAATTGTCCAAAAAAGCCAATTGTTGCCTATTCAATTTTGAGAAATGTAATGTTAGTCCAAGTGAAAAAAGGTAGAATCGTGAACTAATGATATACTAGCATGAATCAGATCATGAAATAACTAACCCAAACAAAGAGAAAGGATAGCCTTCATAGATGCGATTTAGTATGAGAATTGTTATATTGAATATCCAAAGCACAGGAATGTAGTAGTTGGATCGAGCAAAAG
It encodes the following:
- the LOC109715118 gene encoding putative membrane-bound O-acyltransferase C24H6.01c isoform X1, with product MISNLWKQWEFLFILFYALIFYLVVIHRSLQLSHDYVGRLYGLRPGWFANRLNDVSDSQWRNFRGNLPILTLVMGAFVIVANVFRHYYALKGRAMSALWIFISLIYLLYLHGACVGFILFFGSLNYFLVKTFARSNYYIPVLWIFNITILILNRIYEGYPFSLFGQQLAFLDNYRGTFRWHICFNLVVLRMISFGCDYHWSFGQPRFDKKRHVQRCHVCSSGRTCYHALQEIGVHSSKYSFNMYLCHLIYAPLYIAGPIISYNAFAKQLEAPQENYSVRQISAYGLRWVLSFLLMEAMTHFFYYNAFAISGVWWQLSPFEIFLIGYGVLNFMWLKFLLIWRYFRFWSLIGGIETPENMPRCMNNCYDLESFWKGWHASFNKWLVRYMYIPLGGSQRKLLNVWVIFTFVAIWHDLEWKLLSWAWLTCLFFVPELLVKSAADAFQARSAFGAFIHRELGAIAGAVTISCLMVANLVGYVVGPSGVKSLISRMLQKDAYPVLVYIFISFYVGVKLMFHIRDLK
- the LOC109715118 gene encoding putative membrane-bound O-acyltransferase C24H6.01c isoform X4; the protein is MGAFVIVANVFRHYYALKGRAMSALWIFISLIYLLYLHGACVGFILFFGSLNYFLVKTFARSNYYIPVLWIFNITILILNRIYEGYPFSLFGQQLAFLDNYRGTFRWHICFNLVVLRMISFGCDYHWSFGQPRFDKKRHVQRCHVCSSGRTCYHALQEIGVHSSKYSFNMYLCHLIYAPLYIAGPIISYNAFAKQLEAPQENYSVRQISAYGLRWVLSFLLMEAMTHFFYYNAFAISGVWWQLSPFEIFLIGYGVLNFMWLKFLLIWRYFRFWSLIGGIETPENMPRCMNNCYDLESFWKGWHASFNKWLVRYMYIPLGGSQRKLLNVWVIFTFVAIWHDLEWKLLSWAWLTCLFFVPELLVKSAADAFQARSAFGAFIHRELGAIAGAVTISCLMVANLVGYVVGPSGVKSLISRMLQKDAYPVLVYIFISFYVGVKLMFHIRDLK
- the LOC109715118 gene encoding putative membrane-bound O-acyltransferase C24H6.01c isoform X3, producing the protein MKAILSLCLGNNWLFWTITGALLDGTYALISGNFVINLAISSMQVVLRMISFGCDYHWSFGQPRFDKKRHVQRCHVCSSGRTCYHALQEIGVHSSKYSFNMYLCHLIYAPLYIAGPIISYNAFAKQLEAPQENYSVRQISAYGLRWVLSFLLMEAMTHFFYYNAFAISGVWWQLSPFEIFLIGYGVLNFMWLKFLLIWRYFRFWSLIGGIETPENMPRCMNNCYDLESFWKGWHASFNKWLVRYMYIPLGGSQRKLLNVWVIFTFVAIWHDLEWKLLSWAWLTCLFFVPELLVKSAADAFQARSAFGAFIHRELGAIAGAVTISCLMVANLVGYVVGPSGVKSLISRMLQKDAYPVLVYIFISFYVGVKLMFHIRDLK
- the LOC109715118 gene encoding putative membrane-bound O-acyltransferase C24H6.01c isoform X2, which produces MISNLWKQWEFLFILFYALIFYLVVIHRSLQLSHDYVGRLYGLRPGWFANRLNDVSDSQWRNFRGNLPILTLVMGAFVIVANVFRHYYALKGRAMSALWIFISLIYLLYLHGACVGFILFFGSLNYFLVKTFARSNYYIPVLWIFNITILILNRIYEGYPFSLFGQQLAFLDNYRGTFRWHICFNLVVLRMISFGCDYHWSFGQPRFDKKRHVQRCHVCSSGRTCYHALQEIGVHSSKYSFNMYLCHLIYAPLYIAGPIISYNAFAKQLEAPQENYSVRQISAYGLRWVLSFLLMEAMTHFFYYNAFAISGVWWQLSPFEIFLIGYGVLNFMWLKFLLIWRYFRFWSLIGGIETPENMPRCMNNCYDLESFWKGWHASFNKWLVRYMYIPLGGSQRKLLNVWVIFTFVAIWHDLEWKLLSWAWLTCLFFVPELLVKSAADAFQFYLPSILECRTSVFNFDASCIQDIVPRKQHSSLCQGQSFFIPTRGRST